One Drechmeria coniospora strain ARSEF 6962 chromosome 01, whole genome shotgun sequence genomic region harbors:
- a CDS encoding GTPase activating protein for Arf, producing the protein MRKVGNIVSNQLYNSENKTPPIPIDADEADAAMERFIRSKYINDVAGQQSRPRGPTSDEGIPPPLPPKNSSSRFGFRSASSIFPLSSRAKKEAKMANMMAAEHAHASAPSKKPFGVTADNDLSNDHGENLVKLRDMGFVDNNRNDTVLKAVGGNLDRAVEALVRLGEGGSRSPTTPTVPLREKTLRTSRSLTPMSSPLNGLAVGLTVPQRSGPERPTTASTSTSTNPFDMMTMAQPQTAQSTGTLKNKNPYGSSVMATNPFGQPSPPVDVVGLSFQGLTIAQPQQTLFPHRTGDNGAQQQVAYQQQHMLPLASTIPAQVQHLSFQGSMTYPQPLPPTNQPAQMGQNPFFSQPSSPNQQQIQAMAQSLPAGAVPAQGAYAGNPFVRSPTRIGSPFLVQIPEQGQTTFLTTSPQPLPTNSNPFFANTAQFAPHQQLGQPALAQQQQLALQQLQGQPALVQQQQQQQQQQQFVPQPGFGQPSYGESQVQYQPQRQDKASIMALYNQPTRPVPQPTRSEPILKNQQMYAQPAPSVPSSMQDPRLPPQPAVGSTNPFAMTGPTSGPRDPFTPSRHMSRESMNLGMDMAWANGRHSPDAFASLSARHA; encoded by the coding sequence ATGCGAAAGGTCGGAAACATTGTATCGAACCAACTTTATAATTCCGAAAACAAGACCCCCCCGATACCCATCGATGCTgatgaagccgacgccgccatggaGAGATTCATAcgcagcaagtacatcaaTGACGTTGCCGGCCAACAGAGCAGGCCGCGAGGCCCAACTTCGGACGAGGGTAtaccgccgccgttgccacCCAAAaattcgtcgtcgaggtttGGATTCAGGTCAGCCTCGTCCATAtttcccctctcctcccgaGCGAAAAAGGAAGCCAAGATGGCCAATatgatggcggccgagcacgcACACGCCAGCGCACCATCGAAGAAGCCGTTTGGCGTCACCGCCGACAACGACCTGTCCAATGATCATGGCGAAAATTTAGTCAAACTACGAGACATGGGCTTCGTCGACAACAATCGCAACGACACCGTGCTCAAGGCCGTCGGGGGGAACTTGGACAGAGCCGTCGAGGCTCTCGTTCGCCTGGGTGAAGGTGGCAGCCGCTCGCCCACAACGCCAACGGTGCCTTTGCGAGAGAAAACGCTGCGAACATCGAGATCGCTGACGCCCATGAGCTCTCCGTTGAACGGGCTGGCCGTCGGTCTGACAGTCCCCCAAAGATCAGGCCCGGAGCGGCCTACAaccgcgtcgacgtcgacgtcgacgaatCCGTTTGATATGATGACCATGGCCCAACCTCAAACGGCGCAGTCGACGGGTACGCTGAAGAACAAGAATCCGTATGGGAGCTCGGTCATGGCAACAAACCCCTTTGGCcaaccgtcgccgcctgtcgacgtcgtcggtctGTCATTCCAGGGACTCACCATCGCCCAACCGCAGCAGACTCTATTTCCCCACCGCACAGGGGATAACGGCGCCCAGCAGCAAGTGGcctaccagcagcagcacatGCTGCCGCTTGCCTCGACGATCCCCGCCCAAGTTCAGCACCTGTCTTTCCAAGGCAGCATGACGTACCCGcagccgttgccgccgacgaatcAACCAGCGCAGATGGGACAAAACCCCTTTTTCTCCCAGCCGTCGAGTCCAAACCAGCAGCAGATACAAGCGATGGCGCAAAGCCTACCTGCCGGCGCCGTTCCTGCTCAAGGAGCGTATGCGGGAAACCCCTTTGTGCGATCGCCGACCCGCATAGGGTCGCCATTCCTCGTTCAGATTCCCGAACAGGGTCAAACGACCTTCCTCACCACCTCACCTCAACCTCTCCCGACAAACTCGAACCCCTTCTTTGCCAACACGGCGCAGTTTGCGCCTCATCAGCAGCTGGGCCAGCCTGCATTggctcagcagcagcagctggcaCTTCAGCAGCTGCAAGGCCAGCCTGCCCTGgttcagcagcagcagcagcagcagcagcagcagcagtttGTCCCACAGCCAGGCTTTGGCCAGCCATCATACGGCGAGAGCCAAGTTCAGTACCAACCGCAGCGGCAGGACAAAGCGTCCATAATGGCCTTGTACAACCAGCCGACTCGGCCTGTTCCGCAGCCAACAAGGTCTGAGCCGATCTTGAAGAACCAACAGATGTACGCGCAGCCGGCCCCATCCGTCCCCTCGAGCATGCAGGACCCCCGACTCCCCCCCCAACCAGCGGTGGGGAGCACAAACCCCTTCGCCATGACGGGACCGACCTCCGGCCCACGGGACCCCTTTACACCGAGTCGGCACATGAGCCGGGAGAGCATGAACCTCGGCATGGACATGGCCTGGGCCAACGGTAGACACAGCCCGGATGCGTTTGCAAGTCTCAGCGCGAGGCATGCATGA
- a CDS encoding Transcription factor TFIIIC, tau55-related protein, whose amino-acid sequence MSSTPVFTPDEPGALGLDEILNQVAQDDEDEWEYEYSTTETETYYLTVELSYTEFKEQSKKMPHHSRGGYYKNWLDQTPAGPSKKVTRGKAGNDGDGSDDENEAEPDAGADGDDDEDEEDDDNEDAGPPLDPGLQAASKGLEDGEKAADKQATPRRAGDNDDGEVDGGEEGESFDEIQVLELHSHRPVISYRGRVFEGQWAEVIGTEAILTKHKEQNPLPALRNLKEGVDFLAASSARIMTTEKVPKPRAPEQDSLAAIREEWNIRIPPGKDRTGERAQQIRFLENLIALKMKREDMDQVTVYATDGDGKDWDDKQGPDFKPRIRRKAAARDDSTQSASAARARGQSSGSDRHRARSRRQARGGRGASAAGMGSTSALSTPTPSRWDDLPQPSEGLEGEEDDDDEGGEDASMTGND is encoded by the exons ATGTCGTCCACACCCGTCTTCACTCCAGACGAGCCAGGAGCTCTAGGCCTTGACGAAATTCTCAATCAAGTAGCGCAagatgacgaagacgagtGGGAGTACGAGTATTCCACAACGGAGACAGAG ACATACTATCTGACGGTTGAGCTTTCGTACACCGAGTTCAAGGAGCAGTCCAAAAAGATGCCCCATCACAGCCGTGGAGGCTACTACAAAAACTGGTTGGATCAGACACCGGCAGGGCCGAGCAAAAAAGTCACACGAGGCAAAGcgggcaacgacggcgacggcagcgacgacgaaaacGAAGCCGAGCCTGATGCCGGAgcggatggcgacgacgacgaagacgaagaagatGACGACAATGAGGACGCCGGGCCGCCCCTCGACCCGGGACTTCAAGCGGCATCCAAGGGCTTGGAGGATGGAGAGAAGGCCGCGGACAAGCAGGCCACTCCCCGTCGGGCGGgagacaacgacgacggcgaagtcgacggcggcgaggagggagaaTCTTTCGATGAGATTCAAGTTCTGGAGCTGCACTCCCACAGACCCGTCATCTCCTACCGAGGTCGCGTCTTTGAGGGACAGTGGGCCGAGGTGATTGGAACTGAAGCCATCTTGACGAAGCACAAGGAGCAAAACCCGCTGCCGGCACTTCGAAATCTGAAGGAAGGCGTTGATTTTTTGGCGGCGAGCTCCGCACGGATCATGACGACGGAGAAGGTACCCAAGCCGCGAGCCCCCGAACAAGACTCGCTGGCGGCCATTCGCGAGGAGTGGAACATCAGGATCCCGCCGGGCAAGGACAGGACGGGCGAAAGAGCGCAGCAGATTCGCTTCCTGGAGAATCTGATTGCGCTCAAGATGAAGAGGGAAGACATGGATCAGGTGACAGTGTATGCTACGGATGGTGACGGCAAAGATTGGGACGACAAGCAGGGGCCCGATTTCAAGCCTCGAATCCGGAGAAAAGCGGCGGCGCGCGATGACAGCACGCAGAGTGCGAGCGCAGCGAGAGCACGAGGACAATCGTCCGGTTCGGACCGTCACAGGGCCCGATCACGTCGACAGGCGCGAGGGGGCCGAGGCGCCTCTGCTGCCGGTATGGGCAGTACAAGTGcgctgtcgacgccgacaccaAGCCGATGGGACGACCTGCCACAACCAAGCGAGGGACTCGaaggcgaagaggacgacgacgacgaggggggcGAAGATGCATCCATGACGGGCAACGATTGA
- a CDS encoding vacuolar sorting-associated protein — MLWLRRGTILVTLFLLVSFIAWFAPRALNPSPPSPEKRARDSLWVNSSPYFWDRQICRWISICGLLHLRKDPAALPAPLSSKSDVEDDDVRMELRRRSDLEPPLSWEDIGDRSKAGGTGASPKRRRRVDDRRDARERRKQFKPVPDFVLRYAPLVHLYSGEQFWPSDIREHVQHMNVSVEGEFLNTTDRWTLDNLQKLNENDGVIVLHSADDVETRPQWLHSHFNRPNPFPDDGEEKPTGDEEKPDMRKETTSWFDVGRDDPLHRITAPRFGMHQQRPRSEMPRLSSRGHKPDASGYSRAPAVLILVDKGSGILDAFWFFFYSYNLGQTVLGIRFGNHIGDWEHSMIRFENGEPRGIFFSEHEGGQAYAWDAVGKRGERPVIYSAVGSHAMYPLPGDHPYVLPFRMLKDVTDKGPLWDPALNNYAYHYDYTREDPQDTWDPLDGEISQIPEPEDELADIHFAENVVERHNTRDTHSLVPAASNPNAPTSWFHFKGRWGDQVYSLADIRQWRLFGQYHYVTGPAGPKFKRLDRAKMCQSLKCRILYKVDPKRTWY; from the coding sequence ATGCTCTGGCTGCGTCGAGGCACCATCTTGGTGAcgctcttcctcctcgtctccttcATCGCCTGGTTCGCACCGCGCGCGCTAaacccgtcgccgccgagcccggaGAAGCGAGCACGCGACAGCCTCTGGGTCAACAGCAGTCCCTACTTTTGGGACCGCCAAATATGTCGCTGGATAAGCATCTGCGGTTTGCTTCATCTCAGGAAGGACCCGGCCGCCCTCCCGGCCCCCCTGAGCTCGAAATCggatgtcgaggacgacgatgtgaGGATGGAGCTTCGTCGCAGGTCCGACCTCGAACCTCCCTTATCCTGGGAGGATATCGGGGACAGATCCAAAGCTGGCGGCACCGGTGCATCGCCcaagcgacggcgtcgtgtcGACGACAGGCGTGATGCCCGTGAGAGACGCAAGCAGTTCAAGCCCGTCCCCGACTTCGTCCTTCGCTACGCGCCCCTCGTCCACTTGTACTCGGGCGAGCAGTTTTGGCCCTCCGACATCCGCGAGCACGTTCAGCACATGAACGTaagcgtcgagggcgagttCCTCAACACCACCGACCGCTGGACTCTGGACAATCTACAGAAGCTGAACGAGAACGACGGTGTCATCGTGCTTCACagtgccgacgacgtcgaaacCCGACCCCAATGGTTGCACAGCCATTTCAACAGACCCAACCCCTTCCCGGACGACGGTGAGGAAAAGCCCACGGGAGACGAGGAGAAACCCGACATGCGCAAGGAAACGACCAGCTGGTTTGATGTTGGCAGAGACGATCCCCTGCATCGAATCACTGCCCCTCGCTTCGGCATGCACCAGCAGCGGCCCCGGTCCGAGATGCCCCGCCTGTCCTCGCGCGGCCACAAGCCGGATGCCAGCGGCTACTCCCGAGCCCCTGCTGTCCTtatcctcgtcgacaagggTTCCGGTATCCTCGACGCCTTCTGGTTCTTCTTCTACTCCTACAATCTTGGCCAGACGGTGCTGGGCATTCGCTTTGGCAACCATATCGGCGACTGGGAACATTCAATGATTCGCTTCGAGAACGGCGAGCCTCGCGGCATCTTCTTCTCCGAACACGAGGGCGGACAAGCTTACGCTTGGGATGCCGTCGGGAAGCGTGGCGAACGCCCCGTCATATACTCTGCTGTCGGCTCTCATGCCATGTACCCGCTGCCAGGCGATCATCCCTACGTGCTGCCGTTCCGCATGTTGAAGGATGTCACGGACAAGGGCCCCCTGTGGGACCCGGCCCTGAACAACTATGCCTATCACTACGACTACACCCGGGAGGACCCTCAAGACACGTGGGACCCCCTCGATGGCGAGATTAGCCAGATACCGGAGCCCGAAGATGAGTTGGCCGACATACACTTCGCCGAGAACGTTGTCGAGAGGCACAACACCCGCGACACCCACAGCCTCGTCCCGGCTGCGTCTAACCCCAACGCGCCCACCTCGTGGTTTCACTTCAAGGGCCGCTGGGGTGACCAAGTCTACAGTCTCGCCGACATCCGTCAATGGCGCCTTTTCGGCCAATACCACTATGTCACTGGCCCCGCGGGGCCCAAGTTCAAAAGGCTCGACCGTGCGAAGATGTGCCAGAGCTTAAAATGCCGCATTCTCTACAAGGTAGACCCCAAGAGAACGTGGTACTGA